A genomic stretch from Pontivivens ytuae includes:
- a CDS encoding sensor histidine kinase NtrY-like codes for MTLTLVVMGPVLAIATWLTLGDLGSDTSNALRTVLTLDLVYILVVAGLVAQRVAEMIAARRARSAGSRLHARLTAVFSLVALGPTVLVAIFAAVTVNFGLEGWFSERVQRVVGNSFAAAQAYETEHRSNLAADARLLADYVNRNKTRFPLISPSELRELLSAGQAQMQRELSEAYIIDGAGDLQARGNLSYLFDYEEPPTQLLDNARSSGDTIIIEDWDGSEFRALIYLDAFADRYLYVTRDVDGQILELLDETQSTVMLYQQLESDRDALIFEFALIYLGFALIVILAAIWLAFWFADRLSRPVARLAGAAAQVGSGNFDMRVKEEKGDDEIAMLGRAFNRMTSQVKRQRDALMEAGAESERARRLFEAVLSGVTAGVIGLDPEGRVEVINAAACEILGLEGRDLSGLPLGEIVPAFAAPLAELMEEGRDSVQAQIRLSTPRRTEELLVRVARHRIDADREGVVVTFDAITDLVSAQRMAAWGDVARRIAHEIKNPLTPIQLAAERVRRKYGRKLAEPDADGLAQYTDVIVRQTSDLRRIVDEFSQFARMPEPKRHPIDFATLIRDAAHLRATGTPELEIGMSLPTEPVTVFADETLIDQALNNLLKNAVEAVETRSETAGEAIAPRIKVNLDISEDVATLSIIDNGCGLPDGPRERLFEPYVTHRDRGTGLGLPIVKKIIEEHGGSLTLSPAGPDGPEPGQGAEARLVLPLFTDAAPPAPNSTDSETEHA; via the coding sequence ATGACCCTGACCCTCGTGGTGATGGGTCCGGTTCTCGCCATCGCCACTTGGTTAACGCTGGGCGATCTGGGCTCCGACACCTCGAACGCGCTGCGCACGGTTCTCACCCTCGATCTCGTCTACATCCTTGTCGTCGCAGGCCTCGTCGCACAGCGCGTGGCAGAGATGATCGCGGCGCGGCGCGCCCGCTCCGCCGGGTCGCGGCTGCACGCGCGGCTCACGGCCGTGTTCTCGCTGGTCGCGCTGGGGCCGACGGTGCTGGTCGCGATTTTCGCCGCCGTCACGGTGAATTTCGGGCTCGAAGGCTGGTTTTCCGAGCGGGTGCAGCGGGTTGTCGGCAACTCCTTCGCCGCCGCTCAGGCCTACGAGACCGAGCACCGCTCCAACCTCGCCGCCGATGCGCGGCTGCTCGCGGACTACGTGAACCGCAACAAGACCCGCTTTCCGCTGATCTCGCCCTCCGAACTGCGGGAGCTTCTGTCCGCCGGTCAGGCGCAGATGCAGCGGGAGCTCAGTGAAGCCTACATCATCGACGGCGCGGGCGATCTGCAGGCGCGCGGCAACCTCTCCTACCTCTTCGATTACGAGGAGCCGCCGACGCAGCTCCTCGACAACGCGCGGAGCAGCGGCGACACGATCATCATCGAGGACTGGGACGGGTCGGAGTTCCGGGCGCTGATCTATCTCGACGCCTTCGCGGACCGCTATCTCTACGTCACGCGCGATGTGGACGGGCAGATCCTGGAACTGCTCGACGAGACGCAGTCGACAGTGATGCTCTACCAGCAGCTCGAAAGCGACCGCGACGCGCTGATCTTCGAGTTCGCGCTGATCTATCTCGGCTTCGCGCTGATCGTGATCCTGGCCGCGATCTGGCTCGCCTTCTGGTTCGCCGATCGCCTCAGCCGCCCCGTGGCGCGGCTCGCAGGGGCTGCGGCGCAGGTCGGCTCCGGCAATTTCGACATGCGCGTGAAGGAGGAGAAGGGCGACGACGAGATCGCGATGCTCGGCCGCGCCTTCAACCGGATGACCTCGCAGGTGAAGCGCCAGCGCGACGCGCTGATGGAGGCGGGCGCGGAGAGTGAGCGCGCCCGGCGCCTGTTCGAGGCGGTGCTGTCGGGCGTGACCGCGGGCGTCATCGGCCTCGACCCCGAGGGGCGGGTGGAGGTCATCAACGCCGCCGCCTGCGAGATCCTGGGGCTGGAGGGGCGCGACCTCTCGGGCCTGCCGCTGGGCGAGATCGTGCCCGCCTTTGCCGCACCCCTCGCCGAATTGATGGAGGAGGGGCGCGACAGCGTGCAGGCGCAGATCCGCCTCTCGACCCCGCGCCGGACCGAGGAGCTGCTGGTGCGCGTCGCCCGCCACCGGATCGATGCCGACCGCGAGGGCGTCGTCGTGACCTTCGACGCGATCACTGACCTCGTCAGCGCGCAGCGCATGGCCGCCTGGGGCGACGTCGCCCGACGCATCGCGCATGAGATCAAGAACCCGCTCACGCCGATCCAGCTCGCCGCCGAGCGGGTGCGCCGGAAGTACGGCCGTAAGCTGGCGGAACCCGACGCGGATGGCCTCGCCCAGTACACCGACGTGATCGTGCGCCAGACCAGCGACCTGCGCCGGATCGTCGACGAGTTCAGCCAGTTCGCCCGGATGCCCGAGCCCAAGCGCCACCCGATCGACTTCGCGACGCTGATCCGCGACGCCGCCCACCTGCGCGCGACCGGAACACCGGAGCTGGAGATCGGCATGTCCTTGCCGACGGAGCCCGTCACGGTCTTCGCCGATGAGACGCTGATCGACCAGGCGCTCAATAACCTTCTGAAGAACGCCGTGGAAGCCGTTGAAACCAGATCTGAAACGGCTGGCGAGGCGATTGCGCCGCGGATCAAGGTCAACCTTGACATCTCCGAAGACGTCGCCACCCTGAGCATCATTGATAATGGATGCGGCCTTCCAGACGGCCCGCGCGAACGGCTGTTCGAACCCTACGTGACCCACCGGGACCGGGGCACCGGGCTCGGCCTGCCGATCGTCAAGAAGATCATCGAGGAACACGGCGGGTCCCTGACGCTTTCCCCCGCCGGGCCTGACGGGCCGGAACCCGGGCAGGGCGCCGAAGCGCGCCTCGTCCTACCGCTTTTCACCGACGCTGCGCCCCCCGCGCCGAATTCGACCGACAGCGAGACAGAACATGCCTGA
- the ntrC gene encoding nitrogen regulation protein NR(I): protein MMDGTILLADDDRAIRTVLSQALTRAGCRVRATGSVNTLWRWIEEGEGDIVVTDVMMPDGDGLDLLPAIRRKRPDLPVIVMSAQNTVMTAIRAAEAGAYEYLPKPFDLKEVLEQVRKGLGQRDRPVEKAAPADPVQENLPLIGRSPAMQEVYRIMARLMNTNLSVMITGESGTGKELVARALHNFGARKNGPFVALNMAAIPRELIESELFGHEKGAFTGAAERQAGRFEAAAGGTLFLDEIGDMPADAQTRLLRVLQEGEFTRIGGRETIPANVRIIAATHQDLRALINEGRFREDLFYRLNVVPVRLPPLRERLEDIPDLARAFLQRAETEGLPRKQVSSEALDVLKQQNWTGNVRELENLMRRLAVLCPDDVIGEAAVSAELAARPSSAVPAQGSDGERLGQAIETHLQRYFALHGNELPPPGLYDRILREVEMPLIALSLAATRGNQVKTAELLGINRNTLRKKIRDLDIPVTRGKKLM, encoded by the coding sequence CTGATGGACGGCACGATCCTGCTTGCCGACGACGACCGCGCGATCCGCACGGTACTCAGCCAGGCGCTTACCCGCGCGGGCTGCCGCGTGCGCGCCACCGGCTCCGTCAACACGCTCTGGCGCTGGATCGAGGAGGGGGAGGGCGACATCGTCGTGACGGACGTGATGATGCCCGACGGCGACGGCCTTGACCTGCTCCCCGCGATCCGGCGCAAGCGGCCTGATCTGCCGGTGATCGTGATGAGCGCCCAGAACACGGTGATGACGGCGATCCGTGCCGCCGAAGCCGGCGCCTACGAATACCTGCCCAAGCCCTTCGATCTGAAGGAAGTTCTCGAACAGGTCCGCAAGGGCCTCGGCCAGCGCGACCGCCCGGTGGAGAAGGCCGCGCCCGCCGATCCGGTGCAGGAGAACCTGCCGCTGATCGGGCGCAGCCCCGCGATGCAGGAAGTCTACCGCATCATGGCGCGGCTGATGAACACCAACCTCTCCGTCATGATCACGGGGGAGAGCGGGACCGGCAAGGAGCTGGTCGCCCGCGCGCTGCACAATTTCGGCGCCCGCAAGAACGGGCCGTTCGTGGCGCTCAACATGGCCGCGATCCCGCGCGAGCTGATCGAGAGCGAGCTTTTCGGCCACGAGAAGGGCGCCTTCACCGGCGCGGCGGAGCGGCAGGCGGGCCGGTTCGAGGCCGCGGCGGGCGGAACGCTCTTCCTAGACGAGATCGGGGACATGCCTGCGGATGCGCAGACCCGGCTGCTGCGCGTACTGCAGGAGGGCGAGTTCACCCGGATCGGGGGGCGGGAGACGATCCCGGCCAATGTCCGCATCATCGCCGCCACCCACCAGGACCTGCGCGCGCTCATCAACGAGGGGCGCTTCCGCGAGGATCTCTTCTACCGTCTCAACGTCGTGCCCGTGCGCCTGCCGCCCTTGCGCGAGCGGCTGGAAGACATTCCGGACCTCGCCCGCGCCTTTCTCCAGCGGGCGGAGACGGAGGGGCTGCCGCGCAAGCAGGTTTCGAGCGAAGCGCTCGACGTTCTGAAGCAGCAGAACTGGACCGGGAACGTCCGGGAGCTCGAAAACCTGATGCGGCGCCTTGCCGTGCTCTGCCCAGACGACGTGATCGGCGAGGCGGCGGTGAGCGCCGAGCTCGCGGCCCGTCCCAGCTCCGCCGTGCCCGCGCAGGGCAGCGACGGTGAGCGGCTCGGTCAGGCGATCGAGACCCATCTCCAGCGCTATTTCGCCTTGCACGGCAACGAGTTGCCGCCGCCGGGCCTCTATGACCGGATCCTGCGCGAGGTGGAGATGCCGCTGATCGCGCTCAGCCTCGCGGCGACCCGTGGAAATCAGGTTAAGACGGCGGAATTGCTGGGCATCAATCGAAATACCCTCAGAAAAAAAATTCGCGATCTTGACATTCCGGTCACACGGGGAAAGAAGTTGATGTAG
- a CDS encoding two-component system sensor histidine kinase NtrB: protein MSADYEAVWNASPFPALILDGEDKIARANTAAENFVGMSERQMRGKAVARYAGEGSALLDMVAQARGAGVSYAQHDIDVGWADNPPRVANVQAAPFGDGGDVLLQIQPRGIAEKMDRSLSSRAAARSVTGMAAMLAHEIKNPLAGISGAAQLLAMSLGEDDQELCALIREEAERIEKLLSRVEQFGDLRPVSREPVNIHDVLNRAKLSAESGFAAGVRFVEDYDPSLPPTPGDADQLMQVALNLIKNAAEAVPKIGGMITLRTAYRPGVMLSLPGGGRESLPLEISVIDNGHGVAEDMKKDLFEPFVSSKAAGSGLGLALVSKIVSQHGGVVECESEPGWTAFRLLLPVWKEKR from the coding sequence ATGAGCGCGGATTACGAGGCCGTCTGGAACGCCAGCCCGTTCCCCGCGCTGATCCTCGATGGCGAGGACAAGATCGCGCGCGCCAACACCGCCGCCGAGAACTTCGTCGGCATGTCCGAGCGGCAGATGCGCGGCAAAGCCGTGGCGCGCTACGCGGGCGAGGGCTCCGCACTGCTCGACATGGTCGCCCAGGCGCGCGGGGCGGGGGTCAGCTACGCCCAGCACGACATCGACGTGGGCTGGGCCGACAACCCGCCGCGGGTCGCGAACGTGCAGGCCGCCCCCTTCGGCGACGGGGGCGATGTGCTCCTCCAGATCCAGCCCCGCGGAATCGCGGAGAAGATGGACCGCTCGCTGAGCTCGCGCGCCGCCGCGCGCTCCGTCACCGGGATGGCCGCGATGCTGGCGCATGAGATCAAGAACCCCCTCGCGGGCATCTCTGGCGCCGCGCAGCTCCTCGCCATGAGCCTCGGCGAGGATGACCAGGAGCTCTGCGCCCTGATCCGGGAGGAGGCCGAGCGGATCGAGAAACTGCTGTCGCGGGTCGAGCAGTTCGGCGACCTGCGCCCGGTCTCGCGTGAGCCAGTGAACATCCACGACGTCCTCAACCGCGCCAAGCTCTCGGCCGAGAGCGGGTTCGCCGCCGGTGTGCGCTTCGTGGAGGACTACGATCCGTCCCTGCCGCCGACGCCCGGCGATGCCGACCAGCTCATGCAGGTGGCGCTCAATCTCATCAAGAACGCCGCGGAAGCCGTTCCGAAGATTGGCGGAATGATCACCCTGCGCACCGCCTACCGCCCCGGCGTGATGCTGAGCCTGCCCGGCGGCGGGCGGGAGAGCCTGCCGCTCGAGATCAGCGTGATCGACAACGGTCACGGCGTGGCGGAGGACATGAAGAAGGACCTCTTCGAACCCTTCGTCAGCTCCAAGGCCGCGGGCTCCGGCCTCGGCCTCGCGCTGGTCTCGAAGATCGTCAGCCAGCATGGCGGCGTCGTGGAATGCGAGAGCGAGCCGGGCTGGACCGCCTTCCGCCTGCTGCTCCCCGTCTGGAAGGAGAAACGCTGA
- the dusB gene encoding tRNA dihydrouridine synthase DusB, which produces MTLQIGSHTLNSPVLLAPLAGITDLPFRRLVRRFGAGLVVSEMVASQEMVQARPGARARAEVHGDLGDASVQIAGREAYWMAECAKLVVDRGARIVDINMGCPAKKVTNGYSGSALMREPDHALSLIEAVVAAVDVPVTLKMRLGWNDDEINAPAIARRAEAAGVRMIVIHGRTRCQFYKGTANWSAIRAVVDAVDVPVIANGDIVDGATARAALAASGAAGVMVGRGAQGRPWQLASIAADLGQGTTPDIPEGTALADLILEHHEAMLSFYGAEMGVKCARKHLGWYIDAHDVPKDLRRALMTATDPRAVRPLVEEAVARPVRLAA; this is translated from the coding sequence ATGACCCTCCAGATCGGTTCACATACGCTCAACAGCCCGGTTCTGCTGGCCCCGCTCGCCGGGATCACCGACCTGCCGTTTCGCCGGCTCGTCCGCCGCTTCGGCGCGGGCCTCGTCGTATCCGAGATGGTGGCGAGCCAGGAGATGGTCCAGGCCCGGCCGGGTGCCCGCGCGCGGGCGGAGGTGCATGGCGACCTCGGCGACGCCTCCGTGCAGATCGCGGGGCGGGAGGCGTACTGGATGGCCGAGTGCGCGAAGCTCGTGGTCGACCGCGGGGCGCGCATCGTCGACATCAACATGGGCTGCCCGGCCAAGAAGGTGACGAACGGCTATTCCGGCTCCGCCCTGATGCGCGAGCCCGACCACGCCCTCTCGCTGATCGAGGCGGTGGTCGCAGCGGTCGACGTGCCAGTGACGCTTAAGATGCGCCTGGGCTGGAACGACGACGAGATCAACGCGCCCGCGATCGCGCGGCGGGCCGAGGCGGCGGGCGTGCGGATGATCGTGATCCACGGCCGCACGCGCTGCCAGTTCTATAAAGGCACCGCCAACTGGAGCGCGATCCGCGCGGTGGTGGACGCCGTGGACGTGCCCGTGATCGCCAATGGCGACATCGTGGACGGGGCGACGGCCCGCGCCGCGCTCGCCGCCTCGGGTGCGGCCGGCGTCATGGTGGGCCGCGGCGCGCAGGGCCGCCCGTGGCAGCTCGCGTCCATCGCGGCGGATCTGGGGCAGGGCACCACCCCCGACATTCCCGAAGGCACCGCCCTCGCCGATCTGATCCTGGAGCATCACGAGGCCATGTTGAGCTTCTACGGCGCCGAGATGGGCGTGAAATGCGCCCGCAAGCATCTCGGCTGGTATATCGACGCCCACGACGTGCCCAAGGACCTGCGCCGCGCCTTGATGACGGCGACGGACCCGCGCGCCGTCCGTCCGCTGGTGGAGGAGGCCGTCGCCCGGCCTGTGCGGCTGGCGGCATGA
- a CDS encoding GNAT family N-acetyltransferase has protein sequence MSVSLEPVTRDDVIPLTDLAVHAEQRGFVADNAFSLAQAPYETGAYPFAIRADGRLVGFCMVIDMREHQYRERCDDPQSCFLWRFMIAAEEQGKGYGRATLAEVEAWARARGLTALVTTAVEGNAAARALYRSAGFVETGRIAHGEVEMRRPLD, from the coding sequence ATGAGTGTTTCGCTCGAGCCCGTCACCCGCGACGACGTAATCCCGCTCACGGACCTCGCCGTGCACGCGGAGCAGCGCGGCTTCGTCGCCGACAACGCCTTCTCGCTCGCGCAGGCGCCTTACGAGACCGGCGCCTATCCCTTCGCGATCCGGGCGGACGGGCGCCTCGTCGGCTTCTGCATGGTGATCGACATGCGCGAGCATCAGTATCGGGAGCGCTGCGACGACCCGCAGTCCTGCTTCCTCTGGCGCTTCATGATCGCGGCCGAGGAGCAGGGCAAGGGCTACGGCCGCGCGACGCTGGCTGAGGTCGAGGCCTGGGCGCGCGCCCGCGGCCTGACGGCCCTCGTGACCACCGCAGTGGAGGGCAACGCCGCGGCCCGCGCGCTCTACCGCAGCGCCGGCTTCGTCGAGACGGGCCGCATCGCACATGGCGAGGTCGAGATGCGCCGCCCGCTCGACTGA
- a CDS encoding bifunctional 2-C-methyl-D-erythritol 4-phosphate cytidylyltransferase/2-C-methyl-D-erythritol 2,4-cyclodiphosphate synthase has product MRTAAIIVAAGRGTRAGGPVPKQYAALGGVPVLRRTIQALLPEVEQVQVVIHPDDRAHYETAVEGLALPAPVPGGATRADSVRAGLEALAADPPDVVLIHDAARPFVSATLIRAVTKALEEAEGACPALPVVDALWQGSDALEVPRAREGLLRAQTPQGFRFASILAAHRANTQDLADDVAVARVAEIEVVAVPGEERNFKITTPADLARAAREVERMTPTMDVRTGTGFDVHRLVPGDHVTLCGVEIPHDRALSGHSDADVAMHAITDAIFGALSEGDIGQWFPPSDPQWKGAASHIFLEKAVERAGARGAAITHLDCTIICEQPKIGPHAAAMRARIAEICGLAPERVSVKATTSERLGFPGRGEGIAAQAAATLVFA; this is encoded by the coding sequence ATGCGCACAGCCGCCATCATCGTCGCCGCCGGGCGCGGCACCCGCGCGGGCGGCCCGGTGCCGAAGCAATATGCGGCGCTCGGCGGCGTCCCGGTCCTGCGCCGGACGATCCAGGCGCTGCTGCCGGAGGTCGAGCAAGTACAGGTCGTGATCCACCCCGACGACCGCGCCCACTATGAGACGGCGGTGGAGGGCCTCGCCCTGCCCGCCCCCGTGCCCGGCGGCGCGACCCGGGCCGACAGCGTGCGCGCGGGGCTGGAGGCGCTGGCCGCCGATCCGCCCGACGTCGTCCTGATCCATGACGCCGCGCGCCCCTTCGTCTCCGCCACCCTGATCCGCGCCGTGACCAAGGCGCTGGAGGAGGCTGAGGGCGCCTGCCCCGCCCTGCCCGTCGTCGATGCGCTCTGGCAAGGCAGCGACGCCCTCGAAGTGCCGCGCGCCCGCGAGGGCCTGCTCCGCGCGCAGACCCCGCAGGGCTTCCGCTTCGCCTCGATCCTCGCCGCGCACCGTGCCAACACCCAGGATCTCGCCGACGACGTCGCCGTGGCCCGCGTGGCAGAGATCGAGGTGGTTGCCGTGCCGGGCGAGGAGCGCAACTTCAAGATCACCACGCCCGCCGACCTCGCGCGGGCCGCGCGGGAGGTGGAGCGGATGACCCCCACGATGGATGTGCGCACCGGGACCGGCTTCGACGTGCACCGGCTTGTGCCGGGCGATCACGTGACGCTCTGCGGGGTGGAGATCCCGCATGACCGGGCGCTGTCGGGCCATTCGGATGCGGATGTCGCGATGCACGCGATCACCGACGCGATCTTCGGCGCGCTCTCCGAAGGCGATATCGGGCAATGGTTTCCGCCCTCCGACCCGCAATGGAAGGGCGCGGCGAGCCACATCTTCCTGGAAAAGGCGGTGGAGCGCGCAGGCGCCCGGGGCGCTGCGATCACCCATCTCGACTGCACCATCATCTGCGAACAGCCCAAGATCGGGCCGCACGCGGCCGCCATGCGCGCCCGGATCGCGGAGATCTGCGGGCTCGCGCCCGAGCGGGTGAGCGTGAAGGCCACGACCTCCGAGCGCCTCGGCTTTCCGGGCCGCGGCGAAGGAATCGCGGCGCAGGCCGCCGCCACGCTGGTGTTCGCGTGA
- a CDS encoding phosphatidylglycerophosphatase A, which translates to MNTARAIASFGGAGFLPKAPGTWGSLAALPVAWVLHGLGGFGLLLVATLAVTALGFWAIPKAVGDDHDPGWVVIDEVAGQWIALWPLSLGLSMADVGAWVFPWPGWVGAFVLFRLFDIWKPGPVGWADRQSGALGVMLDDLIAGAMAAVLVTLAAAISHGWLL; encoded by the coding sequence GTGAATACGGCGCGCGCCATCGCGAGCTTCGGCGGCGCGGGCTTCCTGCCGAAGGCGCCGGGGACCTGGGGCTCGCTCGCCGCCCTGCCGGTCGCATGGGTCCTGCACGGGCTCGGCGGTTTCGGGCTATTGCTCGTTGCGACGCTGGCAGTCACGGCCCTCGGCTTTTGGGCCATCCCGAAGGCCGTGGGCGACGACCACGATCCCGGCTGGGTGGTGATCGACGAGGTGGCGGGCCAGTGGATCGCCCTCTGGCCGCTCTCGCTGGGCCTCTCCATGGCCGATGTCGGGGCCTGGGTGTTTCCATGGCCGGGCTGGGTCGGCGCGTTCGTGCTCTTCCGCCTCTTCGACATCTGGAAGCCCGGCCCGGTGGGCTGGGCGGACCGGCAGAGCGGCGCGCTCGGCGTGATGCTCGACGACCTGATCGCGGGGGCGATGGCGGCGGTTCTGGTCACGTTGGCCGCCGCGATCTCCCACGGGTGGCTGCTATGA
- a CDS encoding CinA family protein produces MSAAEVLAAARARGWTIATAESCTGGLVAGALTDVPGSSDVFDRGVVTYSYPSKVALLGVRQETLDAVGAVSEEVAREMAVGARERSGADLTVAITGVAGPGGSEEKPEGLVHFATASADGVVHREMRFGPLGRAVVRARSVEVALEMLLNAAGG; encoded by the coding sequence ATGAGCGCGGCTGAGGTCCTCGCCGCCGCCCGCGCCCGCGGCTGGACGATCGCGACGGCGGAGAGCTGCACGGGCGGGCTCGTTGCGGGCGCGCTGACGGACGTGCCGGGCTCGTCGGACGTCTTCGACCGGGGGGTCGTGACGTACTCCTACCCCTCCAAGGTCGCCCTGCTCGGCGTGCGGCAGGAGACGCTGGACGCCGTGGGCGCTGTCTCCGAAGAGGTGGCGCGGGAGATGGCGGTTGGTGCGCGGGAACGCTCGGGCGCGGACCTGACCGTCGCCATCACTGGCGTGGCGGGGCCTGGTGGCTCCGAGGAGAAACCGGAGGGGCTGGTCCACTTCGCGACCGCTTCGGCGGACGGTGTGGTGCACCGCGAGATGCGCTTCGGTCCTCTGGGCCGCGCCGTGGTGCGGGCGCGCAGCGTCGAGGTCGCTTTGGAGATGCTGCTGAACGCGGCGGGTGGGTAG
- a CDS encoding DNA topoisomerase IB gives MRLVHVSDTDPGISRRRAGRGWAYYEPQGSLIRDPGVRARIDALAVPPAYADVWICPLENGHLQATGRDEKGRKQYRYHPDYRALREETKFAELADFGRALPELRAQVAADMRRRKLSRERVLATVVHLLERAHIRIGNDTYARENGSIGLTTMTEEHVEAGREVVRFTFTGKSGKERRLKLHDRRVSTTLRRLDDLPGQHLFQWEDDDGGVHRVQSGDVNDWLREVTGAEWTAKIFRTWAATAICAQALTEADPEVPRDRALLPAIDKAAKALGNTRAVCRSSYVHPAVLEAFEKDGWPGRRDMDGPVLGEERLSATERALLNLISN, from the coding sequence ATGCGCCTCGTCCACGTCTCCGACACCGATCCCGGGATCTCCCGCCGCCGCGCCGGCCGGGGCTGGGCCTATTACGAGCCGCAGGGCAGCCTGATCCGCGACCCGGGCGTGCGCGCCCGCATCGATGCGCTGGCTGTGCCGCCGGCCTATGCCGACGTCTGGATCTGCCCTCTGGAGAACGGGCATCTGCAGGCGACGGGTCGGGACGAGAAGGGACGCAAGCAGTACCGCTATCACCCCGATTACCGCGCCCTGCGCGAGGAGACGAAATTCGCCGAACTCGCAGACTTCGGCCGCGCCCTGCCGGAGCTGCGCGCCCAGGTCGCCGCCGACATGCGCCGCCGCAAGCTGTCACGCGAGCGCGTGCTGGCCACCGTCGTGCACCTCTTGGAGCGCGCTCATATCCGCATCGGCAACGACACCTACGCGCGGGAGAACGGCTCGATCGGCCTGACCACCATGACCGAAGAACACGTCGAGGCGGGCCGCGAGGTCGTCCGCTTCACCTTCACGGGCAAGTCGGGCAAGGAACGGCGGCTGAAGCTGCATGACAGGCGCGTCTCCACCACACTGCGGCGGCTCGACGACCTGCCGGGGCAGCATCTCTTCCAGTGGGAAGACGACGATGGCGGCGTCCACCGGGTGCAATCGGGTGACGTGAACGACTGGCTGCGTGAGGTGACGGGAGCCGAGTGGACCGCCAAGATCTTCCGCACCTGGGCCGCGACGGCGATCTGCGCGCAGGCCCTGACGGAGGCGGATCCGGAGGTCCCGCGCGACCGCGCCCTGCTGCCCGCCATCGACAAGGCCGCGAAAGCCCTCGGCAACACCCGCGCCGTCTGCCGGTCGAGCTACGTGCACCCGGCGGTTCTGGAGGCGTTCGAGAAGGACGGCTGGCCCGGGCGCAGAGACATGGACGGGCCGGTGCTGGGGGAGGAGAGGCTGAGCGCGACCGAGCGGGCGCTGCTCAACCTCATATCGAACTGA
- a CDS encoding glutathione S-transferase family protein has translation MLHLYTAKGTCGRATLIALEEAWVGYELTVIDFSKEEQKTPEYLAINPKGRVPALVTDEGVLTETPALLGYVAATHPEAELLPTEPFARAAADEMMAHLCANVHPAHAHIRRGHRWADDPAAIAELTRKGPEVVESTMRWVEDKLVGEWVAGARYSLADAYLFTVANWMEGDGIDMDTLPRIRDHRARVADRPATKRALEKEAG, from the coding sequence ATGCTGCATCTCTACACCGCGAAGGGCACCTGCGGGCGCGCGACGCTGATCGCGCTGGAGGAGGCCTGGGTCGGCTACGAGCTGACCGTCATCGACTTCTCGAAGGAGGAACAGAAGACGCCGGAATATCTCGCGATCAACCCCAAGGGCCGGGTGCCCGCGCTGGTGACCGACGAGGGCGTGCTGACCGAGACGCCGGCGCTGCTCGGCTATGTGGCGGCGACGCATCCGGAGGCGGAGCTGCTGCCGACCGAGCCCTTCGCCCGGGCGGCCGCCGACGAGATGATGGCGCATCTCTGCGCCAACGTGCATCCCGCGCACGCTCATATCCGCCGCGGTCACCGCTGGGCCGACGACCCGGCGGCCATCGCGGAGCTTACCCGCAAGGGGCCCGAAGTAGTCGAGAGCACCATGCGCTGGGTCGAGGACAAGCTGGTCGGCGAATGGGTCGCGGGCGCGCGCTACTCGCTGGCCGATGCCTATCTCTTCACGGTGGCGAACTGGATGGAGGGCGACGGGATCGACATGGACACCCTGCCCCGCATCCGAGACCACCGCGCCCGCGTGGCCGATCGCCCGGCGACAAAGCGCGCGCTGGAGAAGGAAGCGGGCTGA
- the ndk gene encoding nucleoside-diphosphate kinase has product MAVQRTFSIIKPDATNRNLTGAINAKLEAAGLRIVAQKRIHLTKKQAGVFYEVHKERPFYDELCEFMASAPIVVQVLEGEDAIAKNREVMGATNPAEADEGTIRKEYALSIGENSVHGSDAPETAAVEIAYFFSGLELVG; this is encoded by the coding sequence ATGGCCGTGCAACGCACCTTCTCCATCATCAAGCCCGACGCCACGAACCGGAATCTGACCGGCGCGATCAACGCGAAGCTCGAGGCGGCAGGCCTGCGCATCGTCGCGCAAAAGCGCATCCACCTGACCAAGAAGCAGGCGGGCGTCTTCTACGAGGTCCACAAGGAGCGTCCGTTCTACGACGAGCTCTGCGAATTCATGGCGTCGGCCCCGATCGTGGTGCAGGTGCTGGAGGGCGAGGACGCCATCGCGAAGAACCGCGAAGTGATGGGCGCGACCAATCCCGCCGAAGCGGACGAAGGCACGATCCGCAAGGAATACGCCCTGTCGATCGGCGAGAACTCGGTCCACGGCTCCGACGCGCCCGAAACGGCAGCGGTCGAGATCGCCTACTTCTTCTCCGGCCTCGAATTGGTCGGCTGA